The window CTATGCAGGGAAATCAACATCAACATTGTGTGTATTACTCTCTAAGCTTCAATGATTTTTTTATCATGTATCAGATACACTAGAGCATAAGAACATATTTAACCAGTTTTcaagtttaaaatatatgtatctAGTATCATATAATTAGAGATTAGTCAAACGGGTCTAAAAAATTAAAGGTTTGGTTGTAAACTAACTGCATAATTTAGCAGGTGGACATCCCTGTCAATATGCAAGAGCTTAAAGTCATCTGAGAGGATAGAAGAGAAGTCCTAATGCATTAGGTACAGTATAAATTACTTCTCAAAATACTAGAGTTGGTGGACTAACACACAACATTTACAACTactattttgttatatttgttcTAGATAAAATCCATTACCTGCTACACTTTCGAATTCTCTAACTAATTTTTGACTCCCTCTAGCTCGATATAAAGATCGTCATCAGCATTGCTCACTTAGTACACTTTCTCCATTtcttaatatcaaaaaaattaaatacatggCCTTAGCAGCTGTTTTTCTTATTGTTTGCTTGCTAGCAGTTCCTGCAGCACATGGCGTGGATCATATTGTCGGAGGCAGCTCTGGATGGAATCAAGGGGTAGATTTTACTACCTGGGCTTCCAACGAAAAATTTGTAGTAGGCGACAATCTCAGTAAGTTGACACTTTGTAAACAGAATACAATTATGTTAAAACAATTATACTAGGACTGGTTTCAGCAGAGGGTACTgaattcttttgtttttcttaccAAAACTATATATACTAATTTGGTAATCTGATGAGCAGTATTCAATTACGGGTCCTCCCACAGTGTGGATGAAGTAAGCCAATCCGATTACAGTTCTTGTACTGCTGGAAATGCACTGACTGCATATACAGGAGGCCAGAACACTGTCGCGCTGAAAAAGTCAGGTCCAATGTATTTCCTGTGTCCGTCATTTGGTCATTGCGGTGGTGGCATGAAATTAGGCATCACAGTGGCAGATGCTTCCACGCCCACCACCCCTGCCACGCCAACAGCAAAGCCGCCAGGCACCCCTGCCTCTCCATCAACTCCAAAAGACGACTCGCCTAGTGGTGCAATTGGAGGATCTGGTTACATAAACAAATTGGTGCTAGGAGTTTCCATTGTTTTGGCAGGTCTTATGGGGTTTATGAGCTAGAGAAGTGGCAGTGCTGTACTTTAATCTCTTCATTGTAACATTGTATTTGTGCTTTCTCGACATCACTGATGAATAAACGTTACTTTGTATTCGTTATCAGACACAACAAATTGTGAATTGTGATATAATAGAACAGTAGCAtgcaaacataaaattaaaagcaGGATCATGATCATAAGTAAAAAGCAATCACAAAACACATTTGTGCAATTTGTGTATATGAAGTTGCGAATCTGGTGTTAGCAAAAACTATCAACATTTGATTTTAAGCTtgttatataaataaacatttttgaatttaaaatttagttattGAAAAAAGTACATTAAACTAACTTTTGATTTTAAGCTTATTAcataaacaaacatttttcaatttaaaatcaCAAATAATTTGAAGCCAGATTTTCGGGCAAGCGGTAGCTACAACATGTTTACGTCTCCTTGTCCTTGAGAATTGGCGTTGGAGTCTTTTCAGATATTTCTTCTCTTTATGTAACTTTTCTTGCGGAAAAAAACTTAGAAGGAAGTCATGTGTAAAACAAGAATCGAGAGGATGAAATGtgacaaattatttaaaatttatttaaaataatatatatatatatatatatatatatatatatatatatatatatatatatatatatattatttgaaagtAAATTTATGTGTGACACAAAATTAAAGTTAGATATTAAAATATGGGTCTCCACAGTGGCGGAGCTACACTGCGCCGAGCATATGTCTCGGCCCACCCTGGAATTTTAAGATAATTAAGTATTTTACTGATATTTTGCTCAGTTTGATGTATTGTCCAGCGGTTTAGTGGTGCAATTGTGGCAGGAAATACCTTGGTTCGAACATCATTTTTAATACATTTATGTATCTTGTAtagggctgtaaatgagttgatatCTTCTTTTTACCTCATCCGTAGCcattttgtcaaaaattttCTACATCATTTTTAATACATTTATGTATCTTGTAtagggctgtaaatgagttgatacgctcgataaccgcTCTGTGTAACATTTTATCTTCTTTTTACCTCATCCGTAGCCATTTTGTCAAAAGTTTTCTACATCTTATTTAATACATTTATGTATATTGGCTTTTTATGCTAGCTCCGCCACTGGGTCTCCATCCATAACAATTGCGTATCGGGTTCTCCTTATCAAACAAAAGTCTCTTTCGACGGTTGACATTTTTTAACCGTTAAACGAgtaaaatgattatttattcgttcaataatttttataactaGACGATTGAAATATGTATTTTACGTATTCAATGGTTAAAAAACATTGGATGTATACAAATTGAACAAGAGTAAGGGgccatttgttaaatctgaaccgTTATATCTAATGATTGATTAACCTGGATGAGAATGAATGCTCTTGTTTgtcttttttttctaatttataatctGGATGACTAGTTTATagcataaattattattattaaatatattattttattagataattattactattatgtattttatattttttaaataattttaaaatataatataatatgattgtTGGAATTATTAatgtctttttatttttaaaatttatattataaaattaattttagccggataatatttaaaaataaactatTTTTTTGTCACCCATATACTTGTTCCtggtagattttttttatttttttttgtcacattgTTCCTggtagatttatttattttaaaatttaatatttttcaataatgtaatacatttttaaatatttaattttaaattataaatattaaatatttttgataattgggctcattaacatatatttaaaaataagtattcTTAAATGTCAAAATCTTCAATATTTccaatttataaaacaatttaaagagattaaatatattactattattaaatgAACAACAAGGTAGTTCATCTGGACAATTGAGAGGAAAAAATTAGCATCTGTCGTCCAGTAAGTTTTCAGTGTCGTCCAGTTTAAATGGAAAACTATCAAACGTGCTTAATATGAAAAATTTCTCAACGAGACCAGTACCCCTCTCATTCACTTGCTATCAAATGAGGCCTAATGCctgtttattttaaaaaagcaACATATTTTATGTGTcccatttatttgtattttttatttatcgacaagtattttaatattcttataaaatacaatgtataatttatttaatcttattaaataaaatttaaaattttatttaattattcagAAGTATGTTAGGTGAGGCCACGTAATAAAAGCATTCGGTGCCCGGGAGTCGGGGACGCAGGGAGTATACTACTATACAAACCCACACATAAATTCGAGTTTTAGTTGAGCAGAATGGCAGGAGTGgtggaagaagaagaggagttTTACTTGAGATACTACGTAGGTCACAAAGGCAAGTTCGGTCACGAGTTTTTGGAATTCGAGTTCAGACCCGATGGCAAACTCAGATATGCAAACAATTCCAATTACAAGAATGACACTATGATTCGTAAGGAGGTCTTTCTTACGCCTTCTGTGCTCAGAGAGTGTCGTCGCATCATTTCCCAGAGTGAGGTACAACAATCTATATGTCTGTGTCAATTTGGCTACCTTGGTTCTTGATTTTAGGGTTTTGGTGGTGTGGGTTTGGTTTCTTATGTGCTACTCCcactgtcccatttaattgtatacgtttcttttcaactgctcgacacgcatttcaatgctcttataaaacatagttccgtaacttatttttgagattttctttttctgaataaaaatataacattcaaactttaattcagaaaaagaaatttttaaaaataaattacacaactacattttacaggaggattaaagtccgtgccgcgtccccgtcccccaatgtatgggttaataggcaaaaagatcactgaactcatggccaacttgcaattgggttattgaactcaaaaagtttgcaaatggATCACTGaactagatttaacttgca of the Daucus carota subsp. sativus chromosome 4, DH1 v3.0, whole genome shotgun sequence genome contains:
- the LOC108217965 gene encoding mavicyanin-like, which gives rise to MALAAVFLIVCLLAVPAAHGVDHIVGGSSGWNQGVDFTTWASNEKFVVGDNLIFNYGSSHSVDEVSQSDYSSCTAGNALTAYTGGQNTVALKKSGPMYFLCPSFGHCGGGMKLGITVADASTPTTPATPTAKPPGTPASPSTPKDDSPSGAIGGSGYINKLVLGVSIVLAGLMGFMS